A region from the Sphingomonas sp. S2-65 genome encodes:
- a CDS encoding LutC/YkgG family protein gives MSAREAILARLGPADGDSAAEARALLDRPERPAVDAARLIETFAEQLAAPSVAASLDRAASPQELPAAVRRYFAAIPGPPPLYVPPEPWLLALDWTGVALDPVCAIDGGAALALATAAVAETGSLVLDTAPAAPMLPNFLALHHLVVVRAETLVAHLEDVPAPAHWPRARYWVTGVSGTTDIEGQYVRGAHGPRFLHVILLG, from the coding sequence GTGAGCGCGCGCGAAGCGATTCTGGCCCGGCTGGGACCGGCCGATGGCGATAGCGCCGCCGAAGCGCGCGCGCTGCTGGACCGGCCCGAGCGCCCGGCAGTGGACGCGGCGCGGCTGATCGAGACCTTTGCCGAGCAACTGGCGGCGCCCAGCGTCGCGGCGAGCCTGGACCGGGCTGCCTCGCCCCAGGAGCTGCCGGCGGCAGTGCGGCGCTATTTCGCTGCGATCCCCGGCCCCCCGCCGCTTTATGTGCCGCCCGAGCCGTGGCTGCTGGCGTTGGACTGGACAGGCGTTGCCCTCGATCCGGTGTGCGCAATCGATGGCGGGGCGGCGCTGGCGCTGGCGACCGCCGCAGTGGCCGAGACCGGATCGCTGGTGCTCGATACCGCGCCGGCCGCGCCGATGCTGCCCAATTTCCTGGCGCTGCATCATCTGGTGGTGGTCCGCGCCGAGACGCTGGTCGCGCATCTGGAGGATGTGCCCGCCCCCGCGCACTGGCCGCGCGCGCGCTATTGGGTGACCGGCGTTTCCGGGACGACCGACATCGAGGGACAATATGTGCGCGGCGCGCATGGCCCGCGCTTCCTCCACGTCATCCTGCTCGGCTGA
- a CDS encoding cobyric acid synthase: MGAVMLQGTGSDVGKSVLVAGLCRALANRGLRVAPFKPQNMSTNAAVTPEGGEIGRAQATQALAARLAPHTDMNPVLLKPQGDRSSQLVVHGQVRGILRAAQWREGREGLLDDVLASYRRLSAAADIVVIEGAGSPAEINLRAGDIANMGFARAAGVPVILVGDIDRGGVIASLVGTRAVIGPEDAAMIHGFLVNKFRGDPALFEDGYRAIERRTGWCGFGVVPWLADAARLPSEDGVVLQRPGGARAGRKVVACPITAHIANFDDLDPLRLEPGIDLVLVPPGQPIPEADLIILAGSKATVADMAFVRAQGWDIDIRAHVRRGRPVLGLCGGYQMLGRSIADPQGLEGPAGTVEGLGLLAVDTVLGGDKALVQVTGTALGQRLEGFEMHLGRTAGADTARPVARFDDGRADGATSRDGLVSGSYVHGLLGLAAQRRAWLARIGVEGQGPDHRASVDAALDAIAAQLERHVDIDALVALSQTAGDEGGGK; this comes from the coding sequence ATGGGCGCTGTGATGCTCCAGGGCACGGGGTCGGACGTCGGCAAGTCGGTGCTGGTCGCCGGCCTCTGCCGCGCGCTCGCCAATCGCGGGCTCCGGGTCGCGCCGTTCAAGCCGCAGAACATGTCGACCAACGCCGCGGTCACCCCCGAAGGCGGCGAGATCGGCCGTGCCCAGGCGACCCAGGCGCTCGCCGCGCGCCTGGCCCCGCATACCGACATGAACCCGGTGCTGCTCAAGCCCCAGGGCGACCGCAGCTCGCAGCTGGTCGTCCATGGCCAGGTCCGCGGCATCCTCCGCGCCGCGCAGTGGCGCGAGGGGCGCGAAGGGCTGCTCGACGACGTCCTCGCCAGCTATCGCCGCCTCTCCGCCGCCGCCGATATCGTCGTGATCGAAGGCGCCGGCTCCCCCGCCGAGATCAACCTGCGCGCCGGCGATATTGCGAACATGGGCTTTGCACGCGCCGCGGGCGTGCCGGTGATCCTGGTCGGCGACATCGATCGCGGCGGCGTGATCGCGTCGCTGGTCGGCACCCGCGCCGTGATCGGGCCCGAGGATGCCGCGATGATCCACGGCTTCCTGGTCAACAAGTTCCGCGGCGATCCCGCGCTGTTCGAGGATGGCTATCGCGCGATCGAACGGCGCACCGGCTGGTGCGGCTTCGGCGTGGTGCCCTGGCTCGCCGATGCCGCCCGCCTGCCGAGCGAGGACGGCGTGGTCCTCCAGCGCCCCGGCGGCGCCCGCGCAGGCCGCAAGGTCGTCGCCTGCCCGATCACCGCGCACATCGCCAATTTCGACGATCTCGATCCGCTCCGCCTGGAGCCCGGGATCGACTTGGTCCTGGTCCCGCCGGGCCAGCCGATCCCCGAGGCGGACCTCATCATCCTCGCCGGCTCCAAGGCCACCGTCGCCGACATGGCCTTCGTCCGCGCGCAGGGCTGGGACATCGACATCCGCGCGCATGTCCGCCGGGGCCGCCCGGTGCTCGGCCTGTGCGGCGGCTATCAGATGCTCGGCCGCAGCATCGCCGATCCCCAGGGCCTCGAAGGGCCCGCCGGCACAGTCGAAGGGCTCGGCCTGCTCGCAGTCGATACCGTCCTCGGCGGCGACAAGGCGCTGGTCCAGGTGACCGGCACTGCATTGGGCCAGCGCCTGGAGGGCTTCGAGATGCATCTCGGCCGCACCGCCGGCGCGGACACTGCGCGTCCCGTCGCCCGGTTCGACGACGGCCGGGCCGACGGCGCCACTAGCCGAGACGGGCTGGTCAGCGGCAGCTATGTCCATGGCCTGCTCGGGCTCGCGGCGCAGCGGCGCGCCTGGCTCGCGCGGATCGGCGTGGAGGGGCAGGGGCCGGACCATCGCGCCTCGGTCGATGCCGCGCTCGACGCCATCGCCGCCCAGCTCGAACGCCACGTCGATATCGATGCGCTGGTCGCTTTATCCCAGACGGCTGGCGACGAGGGCGGCGGCAAGTAA
- a CDS encoding histidine phosphatase family protein, whose protein sequence is MSAIAVHLMRHGAPELAGRLLGRTDCAATEDGIAACVAAAEGLAVAAIVASDLRRSVACAQAIGRAHGLPVRVDARWRELDFGDWDGLSAERIEPGALARFYDDPEAHAPPGGERWSALVARTKAALDAVRTPTLVLTHGGPMRAVLADSCGIGLRGSWAFDLPYAALLSLRRWPGAPPTVQITGLRCAG, encoded by the coding sequence GTGAGCGCGATTGCCGTCCATCTGATGCGGCACGGGGCGCCCGAGCTTGCGGGCCGCTTGCTCGGGCGGACGGACTGCGCGGCTACCGAGGATGGCATCGCGGCCTGCGTCGCCGCGGCGGAGGGGCTGGCGGTAGCAGCGATCGTCGCATCGGACCTCAGGCGATCGGTGGCGTGCGCGCAGGCGATCGGCCGGGCGCACGGATTGCCGGTGCGCGTGGATGCGCGGTGGCGCGAACTGGATTTCGGCGATTGGGACGGGCTGAGCGCGGAGCGGATCGAGCCCGGTGCGCTCGCCCGCTTCTATGACGATCCCGAGGCACATGCGCCGCCGGGCGGAGAGCGTTGGTCGGCATTGGTGGCGCGAACGAAGGCGGCGCTGGACGCAGTCAGAACTCCGACGCTCGTGCTGACGCATGGCGGCCCGATGCGCGCGGTGCTGGCCGATAGCTGCGGAATCGGGCTGCGGGGAAGCTGGGCGTTCGACTTGCCTTATGCCGCGCTGCTCTCGCTGCGGCGCTGGCCCGGCGCGCCGCCGACCGTGCAGATCACGGGATTGCGATGCGCGGGCTGA
- a CDS encoding lactate utilization protein B, with amino-acid sequence MSAGFKARAAEALVDPLLKIAVERTAGTAEAKRAASVAAFDAFGAARTRAAAIKDHVIAHLGHYLEQFETNAIAAGAQVHWAETADEACRIVIDICRKAGAKSVARSKSMLGEEIGLPHALAEAGIERIETDLAEHIIQLAGERPSHIVWPAMHKTREQVSALFRERHAEPHAEETIAAMAESARRHLRAGMLAADVGISGANFLLADSGSVCTVTNEGNAELSIVPPRVHIVTAGIEKLVPSMDHAVHLLRLLARSATGAALTQYTTFYTGPKRAEDLDGPEEMHIVLVDNGRTKMRAEGLAEMLRCIRCGACMNHCVVFRQIGGHAYGGTYPGPIGAVLTPALDGIAASRDLPQACTMNGKCQEVCPVNIPLPTLLRGWREKSWREGLEPASTRSAVRLWAWVARRPWLYRLSARVAVRGMRLFGGSWIAALPLAGGWTQHRDLPAPQGKTFMEQMRERQR; translated from the coding sequence ATGAGCGCCGGCTTCAAGGCGCGCGCCGCCGAGGCACTGGTCGATCCGCTGCTCAAGATCGCCGTCGAGCGCACCGCGGGCACCGCCGAGGCGAAGCGCGCGGCTTCGGTGGCGGCGTTCGACGCGTTCGGGGCGGCGCGGACCCGCGCGGCGGCGATCAAGGATCATGTGATCGCGCACCTTGGCCACTATCTCGAGCAGTTCGAGACCAATGCCATCGCCGCCGGCGCGCAGGTGCATTGGGCGGAGACCGCAGACGAGGCGTGCCGAATCGTCATCGACATCTGCCGCAAGGCAGGCGCGAAATCGGTGGCGCGATCCAAATCGATGCTGGGCGAGGAGATCGGCCTGCCCCACGCGCTGGCCGAGGCGGGGATCGAGCGGATCGAGACCGACCTGGCCGAGCACATCATCCAATTGGCCGGCGAGCGCCCCTCGCACATCGTGTGGCCGGCGATGCACAAGACGCGCGAGCAGGTTTCGGCGCTGTTCCGCGAACGCCATGCCGAACCACATGCCGAGGAGACGATCGCGGCGATGGCGGAGAGCGCGCGGCGGCATCTGCGCGCCGGGATGCTGGCTGCGGACGTGGGTATTTCCGGGGCGAACTTCCTGCTGGCCGATAGCGGCAGCGTCTGCACCGTCACCAATGAAGGCAATGCGGAGCTTTCGATCGTGCCGCCGCGCGTGCACATCGTCACGGCGGGGATCGAGAAGCTGGTGCCGTCGATGGATCATGCGGTGCACCTGCTGCGCCTGCTGGCGCGATCCGCGACGGGCGCGGCGCTGACGCAATATACGACCTTCTACACCGGGCCGAAGCGCGCCGAGGATCTGGACGGGCCCGAGGAGATGCACATCGTGCTGGTCGACAACGGCCGCACCAAGATGCGCGCCGAAGGGCTGGCCGAGATGCTCCGCTGCATCCGCTGCGGCGCCTGCATGAACCATTGCGTGGTGTTCCGGCAGATTGGCGGCCATGCCTATGGCGGCACCTATCCCGGGCCGATCGGCGCGGTGCTCACTCCGGCGCTGGACGGAATCGCCGCGTCGCGCGACTTGCCCCAGGCCTGCACGATGAACGGCAAATGCCAGGAGGTGTGCCCGGTCAACATCCCCCTCCCCACGCTGCTGCGCGGCTGGCGCGAGAAGAGCTGGCGCGAGGGGCTCGAGCCGGCCTCGACCCGAAGCGCCGTGCGGCTATGGGCCTGGGTGGCGCGGCGGCCCTGGCTGTACCGACTGAGTGCGCGCGTGGCGGTGCGCGGGATGCGGCTGTTCGGCGGCAGCTGGATCGCGGCACTGCCGCTGGCCGGCGGCTGGACGCAGCACCGGGACCTGCCCGCGCCGCAGGGCAAGACCTTCATGGAACAGATGCGAGAGCGGCAGCGGTGA
- a CDS encoding adenosylcobinamide-GDP ribazoletransferase: MRGLIVALSFLTRLPVPRVTADAGDFAAAIRWYPAVGLIVGAIVAAAVWAGSWIDPWTGALAGLIAWVAVTGALHLDGLGDLADGLGAAHGDRARLIAVMADPHVGSFGVVAIGVQLLAKLVLLHGSTGWIALVLAPFAARIGPLLWAWWLPPLKPGLGASVAPSVRMRDLIGWGAVLAGACVLCPALLAAPLVLIGWGWWLKARVGGISGDGHGAGIEWVETVLLAAALVASRLG, encoded by the coding sequence ATGCGCGGGCTGATCGTCGCCCTGAGCTTCCTGACGCGGCTGCCGGTGCCGCGCGTGACTGCCGATGCGGGCGACTTCGCCGCGGCGATCCGCTGGTATCCGGCGGTGGGGCTGATCGTGGGCGCAATAGTCGCGGCGGCGGTGTGGGCGGGATCGTGGATCGATCCCTGGACCGGGGCGCTGGCCGGGCTGATCGCCTGGGTGGCCGTGACCGGAGCCTTGCATCTGGATGGGCTGGGCGATCTGGCCGACGGACTGGGCGCGGCGCATGGCGACCGGGCGCGGCTGATCGCCGTGATGGCCGACCCGCATGTCGGCAGCTTCGGCGTGGTCGCGATCGGCGTGCAGCTGCTGGCCAAGCTGGTGCTGCTCCACGGAAGCACCGGCTGGATCGCGCTGGTGCTGGCGCCGTTCGCCGCGCGCATCGGGCCGCTGCTCTGGGCCTGGTGGCTGCCGCCGTTGAAACCGGGCCTGGGCGCCAGCGTCGCGCCGTCAGTGCGGATGCGCGACCTGATCGGCTGGGGTGCAGTGCTGGCCGGTGCGTGCGTGCTCTGCCCTGCCCTGCTCGCGGCGCCGCTGGTGCTGATCGGCTGGGGCTGGTGGCTGAAGGCCAGAGTGGGCGGGATCAGTGGCGACGGGCATGGCGCCGGGATCGAATGGGTCGAGACGGTCTTACTTGCCGCCGCCCTCGTCGCCAGCCGTCTGGGATAA
- a CDS encoding fumarylacetoacetate hydrolase family protein codes for MKLCRYGPRGQEKPGLVHTDGSIRDVSAHVQDITVDAIAGLAAVDPSSLPVVDAGTRLGVPVRGIGKIVAIGLNYEDHAIESNLPIPTEPVMFMKALSSLTGPNDEVMIPRDSTHSDWEVELGVIIGKTARYVEEADALDHVAGFTIANDVSERFNQKQRGSQWSKGKGHDTFCPVGPWLVTRDEIADCQDLAMFLDVNGERMQTGNTRTMIFNVRQIIAYVSQYMTLYPGDLLITGTPPGVGEGKKPASIFLKPGDTMRLGIAGLGEQQQQVVAWRHLGDEVLC; via the coding sequence ATGAAACTCTGCCGCTACGGCCCCCGCGGCCAGGAAAAGCCCGGCCTGGTCCACACCGATGGAAGCATCCGCGACGTGTCGGCGCATGTCCAGGACATCACCGTCGATGCGATCGCCGGCCTCGCCGCAGTCGATCCGTCGAGCCTGCCGGTGGTCGATGCCGGCACTCGCCTCGGCGTGCCCGTGCGCGGCATCGGCAAGATCGTCGCGATCGGCCTCAATTATGAGGATCATGCGATCGAATCCAACCTGCCGATCCCGACCGAGCCAGTCATGTTCATGAAGGCGCTGTCCAGCCTCACCGGCCCGAACGACGAAGTGATGATCCCGCGCGATTCCACCCACAGCGATTGGGAAGTCGAGCTCGGCGTGATCATCGGCAAGACCGCGCGCTATGTCGAGGAAGCCGATGCGCTCGATCACGTCGCCGGCTTCACCATCGCCAACGACGTCTCGGAGCGCTTCAACCAGAAGCAGCGCGGCAGCCAATGGTCGAAGGGCAAGGGCCACGACACCTTCTGCCCGGTCGGCCCGTGGCTGGTCACTCGCGACGAGATCGCCGATTGCCAGGATCTCGCCATGTTCCTCGACGTCAATGGCGAGCGGATGCAGACCGGCAACACCCGCACGATGATCTTCAACGTGCGTCAGATCATCGCCTATGTCAGCCAGTATATGACGCTCTATCCGGGCGATCTGCTCATCACCGGCACGCCTCCCGGCGTGGGCGAGGGCAAGAAGCCGGCGTCGATCTTCCTCAAGCCGGGTGACACGATGCGCCTCGGCATCGCCGGTCTGGGCGAGCAGCAGCAGCAGGTCGTGGCCTGGCGCCATCTCGGCGACGAAGTCCTCTGCTGA
- the cbiB gene encoding adenosylcobinamide-phosphate synthase CbiB produces the protein MAEPVALAALALDAAFGWPAALYARIGHPVGGFARLIDACEVGWNRPERAERSRRLAGFATIALVIAAGAGIAGLAHFASRTLLGSNAWPLLALLAWPGLAQRSLDDHVRPVAAALECGDVPAARQALARIVGRDTAALDEAGIARAAIESLAESFCDGIAAPLFWLLLLGLPGLWAYKGVNTADSLIGHREPRWRAFGWASARLDDLANWIPARLGGMLLCLAGAGGWRTMMRDARRHASPNAGWTEAAMAGALGLRLAGPLAYDGIVTAKPWIGDGRSDANAADIRRALGLYRRACLLLWLIAGGVAWAL, from the coding sequence ATGGCTGAGCCGGTTGCGCTCGCCGCGCTCGCGCTCGACGCCGCCTTTGGCTGGCCCGCCGCGCTCTATGCGCGCATCGGCCATCCGGTCGGCGGCTTTGCCCGGCTGATCGACGCGTGCGAGGTGGGGTGGAACCGCCCCGAGCGTGCCGAGCGCTCGCGCAGGCTCGCCGGCTTCGCAACGATCGCCCTCGTTATCGCGGCCGGCGCCGGGATTGCCGGGCTCGCGCACTTCGCCTCGCGCACGCTGCTCGGATCAAACGCCTGGCCGCTCCTCGCGCTCTTGGCCTGGCCGGGGCTCGCTCAGCGCAGCCTCGACGACCATGTCCGCCCCGTCGCCGCCGCGCTCGAATGCGGCGATGTGCCCGCCGCGCGCCAGGCGCTGGCGAGGATCGTCGGCCGCGACACCGCCGCGCTCGACGAAGCCGGCATCGCCCGCGCCGCGATCGAGAGCCTGGCCGAGAGCTTCTGCGACGGCATCGCCGCGCCGCTCTTCTGGCTGCTCCTGCTCGGCCTGCCGGGGCTCTGGGCGTATAAGGGCGTCAACACCGCCGACAGCCTGATCGGCCACCGCGAGCCGCGCTGGCGTGCCTTTGGCTGGGCCTCGGCACGGCTCGACGATCTCGCCAATTGGATCCCCGCGCGGCTGGGCGGCATGCTGCTCTGCCTCGCCGGGGCGGGCGGCTGGCGGACGATGATGCGCGATGCCCGCCGTCACGCCTCGCCCAATGCCGGCTGGACCGAGGCGGCGATGGCCGGCGCGCTCGGCCTCCGCCTCGCCGGCCCGCTCGCGTATGACGGCATCGTCACTGCAAAGCCCTGGATCGGCGACGGCCGCAGCGACGCGAACGCCGCCGACATCCGCCGCGCCCTGGGGCTTTACCGCCGCGCCTGCCTGCTCCTCTGGCTGATCGCGGGAGGCGTGGCATGGGCGCTGTGA
- the cobU gene encoding bifunctional adenosylcobinamide kinase/adenosylcobinamide-phosphate guanylyltransferase — protein sequence MTARLEAGERSLLVLGGARSGKSRHAQAIAEGSGGELVFVATAQAFDDEMRERIARHQADRDGRWRTIEAPIALAEAIEASGDAVVLVDCLTLWTSNLLLAEADWEAALAGLARAIAARRAPLVLVANEVGLGIVPDNALARRFRDMAGIVNQRVAAAADRVHFLAAGLPLVLK from the coding sequence ATGACGGCAAGGCTGGAAGCGGGCGAGCGGAGCCTGCTGGTGCTGGGGGGCGCGCGATCGGGCAAGAGCCGGCATGCCCAGGCGATCGCCGAAGGATCTGGCGGCGAGCTGGTGTTCGTCGCGACGGCGCAGGCGTTCGACGACGAGATGCGCGAGCGGATCGCCCGGCACCAGGCCGACCGCGACGGACGGTGGCGGACGATCGAGGCGCCGATCGCGCTGGCCGAGGCGATCGAGGCATCCGGAGACGCCGTGGTGCTGGTCGACTGCCTGACGCTGTGGACGTCGAACCTGCTGCTGGCGGAGGCCGATTGGGAAGCGGCGCTTGCCGGGCTGGCGCGCGCCATCGCGGCGCGGCGCGCGCCGCTGGTGCTGGTGGCCAATGAAGTCGGGCTGGGAATCGTGCCCGACAATGCCCTGGCGCGGCGGTTTCGCGACATGGCGGGGATCGTCAACCAGCGCGTCGCCGCGGCGGCGGACCGCGTCCACTTCCTCGCCGCGGGGCTGCCGCTGGTCCTGAAATAA
- the cobT gene encoding nicotinate-nucleotide--dimethylbenzimidazole phosphoribosyltransferase, producing the protein MSGFVSAAAFEAALSALPGPDEAARSAAAARQAVLTKPAGSLGRLEEIAIFLAGWQGRERPRIDRGRVAIFAGNHGVAAKGVSAFPPAVTVEMVRSFQAGGAAINALAAAAGLELVVVPLSLDRPTADFTVEPAMTQAECLEALNAGAAVVEAGLDLLVLGEMGIGNSTSAAALCAASFGGSGADWVGPGTGVHGAQLAAKVAVVDAGLALHHGAATPFERLRRLGGREIAAMAGALVAARSARVPVLLDGFIGCAAVAPLAAAVPDVVAHCLAGHCSAEPGHRRLLDRLGLEPLLSLEMRLGEGSGAAVAAGVVRAALAAHDGMATFAEAGVSDG; encoded by the coding sequence ATGAGCGGGTTCGTTTCCGCAGCGGCATTCGAGGCGGCGCTATCGGCGCTGCCCGGCCCCGACGAGGCCGCGCGATCGGCGGCGGCGGCGCGGCAGGCGGTGCTGACCAAGCCCGCGGGATCGCTGGGGCGGCTGGAGGAGATCGCGATCTTCCTGGCGGGCTGGCAAGGGCGCGAGCGGCCGCGGATCGATCGCGGGCGCGTGGCGATCTTCGCGGGCAATCACGGCGTTGCGGCAAAAGGCGTGAGCGCCTTCCCGCCCGCCGTGACCGTCGAGATGGTTCGGAGCTTCCAGGCCGGCGGCGCGGCGATCAACGCCCTGGCCGCCGCCGCCGGGCTCGAGCTGGTCGTGGTGCCGCTCTCGCTCGATCGGCCCACCGCGGACTTCACCGTCGAGCCTGCGATGACGCAGGCCGAATGCCTGGAGGCATTGAACGCCGGTGCGGCGGTGGTCGAGGCCGGGCTCGACCTGCTGGTGCTGGGCGAGATGGGAATCGGCAATTCGACCAGCGCGGCGGCGCTGTGCGCGGCAAGCTTCGGCGGATCCGGTGCGGACTGGGTCGGCCCCGGGACGGGGGTGCATGGCGCGCAACTGGCCGCGAAGGTCGCGGTGGTGGATGCAGGACTCGCGCTGCATCATGGCGCCGCGACGCCGTTCGAGCGGCTGCGGCGGTTGGGCGGACGCGAGATCGCCGCGATGGCGGGGGCGCTGGTGGCGGCGCGGAGCGCGCGCGTGCCCGTGCTGCTCGACGGTTTCATCGGCTGCGCGGCGGTGGCGCCGCTGGCAGCGGCGGTCCCGGACGTGGTGGCGCATTGCCTGGCGGGGCATTGCTCGGCCGAACCGGGGCATCGGCGGCTGCTCGACCGGCTCGGGCTGGAGCCTTTGCTCAGCCTGGAGATGCGGCTGGGCGAAGGCAGCGGCGCGGCAGTCGCGGCCGGCGTGGTGCGCGCGGCACTGGCAGCGCATGACGGCATGGCGACCTTTGCCGAGGCGGGGGTATCCGACGGGTGA
- a CDS encoding (Fe-S)-binding protein: MSERRQVALFVTCLVDTMRPRVGFAAIDALEAAGCDVAVPRAQTCCGQPALNSGDRRDAEALARATIEALEGYPFVVVPSGSCAGTIRVHYPEILAHDPIWSPRAAALAARTWEILAFLDQVCGWRPEGVTLPVSATYHDSCAGLRELGIKAQPRRLLGAIEGLRLTPLGGEETCCGFGGTFCVKYPAISNAITDEKAAAIEASGAELLLAGDLGCLMNMAGKLHRRGSAVRAMHTVEVLAGMGDGPAIGEEA; this comes from the coding sequence ATGAGCGAGCGCCGCCAGGTCGCGCTGTTCGTCACGTGCCTGGTCGACACGATGCGCCCGCGGGTGGGCTTTGCCGCGATCGATGCGCTGGAGGCGGCGGGGTGCGACGTGGCGGTGCCGCGGGCGCAGACCTGTTGCGGGCAGCCCGCGCTCAATTCGGGCGACCGGCGGGATGCCGAAGCACTGGCCCGCGCGACGATCGAGGCGCTGGAGGGCTATCCCTTCGTCGTCGTCCCCAGCGGCTCCTGCGCCGGGACGATCCGCGTGCATTATCCCGAAATCCTTGCGCACGATCCGATCTGGAGCCCGCGCGCGGCAGCGCTGGCGGCGCGGACCTGGGAGATCCTGGCATTCCTGGACCAGGTCTGCGGATGGCGGCCCGAGGGTGTGACCCTGCCAGTCAGCGCGACCTATCACGACAGCTGCGCGGGGCTGCGCGAATTGGGGATCAAGGCGCAACCGCGCCGGCTGCTCGGCGCAATCGAGGGACTGCGGCTGACGCCGCTGGGGGGCGAGGAAACCTGTTGCGGGTTCGGCGGCACCTTCTGCGTGAAATACCCCGCAATCTCCAACGCGATCACGGACGAGAAGGCCGCCGCGATCGAGGCGAGCGGCGCCGAATTGCTGCTGGCGGGCGACCTGGGCTGCCTGATGAACATGGCGGGCAAGCTCCACCGGCGCGGATCGGCGGTGCGGGCGATGCACACCGTCGAAGTGCTAGCCGGCATGGGCGACGGGCCGGCGATCGGCGAAGAGGCATGA
- a CDS encoding aminotransferase class I/II-fold pyridoxal phosphate-dependent enzyme — protein sequence MHALTFHGGRLDEAARRYPHAPLPWIDLSTGINPLPWHGQAPPVDLHALPSPAALDALARAAAGAFGAPEIALTALPGSEIGLRLLACLDLPRPFHLVAPGYRSHQSALPGATVVRIDTIADLARHGGTLLLANPNNPDGRLLAPEHLRSLARTLAAQGGLLIVDEAFADAVDGASILPLLTPQDRVLVLRSFGKFYGLAGVRLGFACGAADLVARIAELLGSWPVSATALALGTAAYRDGAWQARTRATLIATAARLDRLLAAHGLAPHGDCPLFRLIESEGAASRFERLAHAGILTRPFDYAPDWLRIGLPADDAAFARLDAALGHG from the coding sequence GTGCACGCTCTGACATTCCATGGCGGCCGCCTCGACGAAGCCGCGCGCCGCTATCCGCACGCGCCCTTGCCCTGGATCGACTTGTCGACCGGGATCAATCCGCTCCCCTGGCACGGCCAGGCGCCCCCCGTCGATCTCCACGCGCTCCCGTCGCCCGCCGCGCTCGACGCGCTCGCTCGGGCCGCGGCAGGGGCCTTTGGCGCTCCGGAAATCGCGCTGACTGCCTTGCCTGGCAGCGAAATCGGGCTGCGCCTGCTCGCCTGTCTCGATCTGCCACGCCCGTTCCATCTGGTCGCGCCCGGCTATCGCAGCCACCAGTCCGCATTGCCCGGCGCAACCGTTGTGCGCATCGACACGATCGCCGATCTCGCCCGCCACGGCGGCACCCTCCTCCTCGCCAACCCCAACAATCCCGACGGGCGCCTCCTCGCTCCCGAGCATCTGCGCTCCCTCGCCCGCACCCTCGCGGCGCAGGGCGGCCTGCTCATCGTCGACGAAGCCTTTGCCGACGCGGTCGACGGCGCCAGCATCCTCCCGCTTCTGACTCCGCAGGATCGCGTGCTGGTGCTGCGCTCGTTCGGCAAATTCTACGGTCTCGCCGGCGTCCGCCTGGGCTTCGCCTGCGGCGCGGCGGACCTTGTCGCGCGCATCGCCGAGCTGCTCGGCAGCTGGCCGGTCTCCGCCACTGCGCTCGCGCTCGGCACGGCGGCCTATCGCGACGGGGCGTGGCAGGCCCGGACCCGCGCGACGCTGATCGCCACCGCCGCCAGGCTCGACCGGCTTCTCGCCGCCCACGGCCTCGCCCCGCACGGCGATTGCCCGCTCTTTCGCCTGATCGAGAGCGAAGGCGCGGCCTCGCGCTTCGAGCGCCTTGCGCATGCCGGCATCCTCACTCGCCCGTTCGATTATGCCCCCGATTGGCTCCGCATCGGCCTGCCTGCCGACGATGCCGCCTTCGCCCGGCTCGACGCAGCGCTCGGCCATGGCTGA